Part of the Phycodurus eques isolate BA_2022a chromosome 3, UOR_Pequ_1.1, whole genome shotgun sequence genome, ACACTAACCCGGAAGTAGTTGTCGTCTTGCCAAGCATTAGCATATTATCACTCGAGAAGTGTTCTGTCGCTTTTCTTTCATGTCTTTTAATTTGAGTCCGTTTCTCTGGAACAATAAAAtagtttaataaaataaaataataaagtatcGAAAgagccacacattttaaaaaacgtcAGTTTAGCAGTTCCAGTAGTTCCGCCAGTAGTAACCGCTGATTGTTTTTTGTGGACGTCAATCAAAATTGCCAGTAACGACACGATTGTGTGGTCTGTTGATCTTTgatgaaatttgttttattttaaattagttttactATAACGTTAACAAAGTATATTgaaatataacattaaaaaaaacgtaaGGACGAAGTCACAAATAGATGACGTtatccgccccccccccccaaaaaaaggcagTTCTGTAGTAGCAGCAGTTCCGCCAATAGTAattctgattgttttttgtgGACGCCAATCAAATACATCAGTCACGTTTACTCTCGTTGGATCCGCCTATTTAACGCCCACGAGCTGTACAATTGGTGGGCCCCGTGTTGTCAGCGCAGCTACAATTGGTTGACAAAGCTGTCAATTACCGCCCTTCATCCGCTCGGAGCCAAGATCAGCAATCTGAGCGGCGATGTCTCACGAGTCAAGTGGTACTGCTGTTAACTGCTTGTTAATAACCAACACGGACTGATGCCAAACCGCATATAAGTTTATATTTCAGCCAATATTTCGTGTTCACCCATGTCGCCTTCAAACCGGGTGAAACTTAATGTTAATCGACTTGGTCAACAATTATTCGGGCTTCTATGTTGAGGAAACCGAGCGGAGGGAGGAAAAGGAACCGTCACGGAAGCCGCCTGAAGTGGAAGACGAAGCCTTTTAACACGGGTGACTTCACCACACAACATCGCCTATCAACAACAAAACGACGAACAGCAACGAGGGTCAACTCTGTCGCGGGATAACATTTCCCCATTTTCCTGCCTTCTACAAGAAGATACATTCATTGGCGTGGTCTGAGGACAATATACCAAAGCCAAAGGTGTCGCCTGAAGACTGGAAGGGAAACAGCCGATATCCAGGTAATGTCAGACCGACACCCCCATCTtctgattttgtttatttaaaaaaaaaaaaagagagagagactcaCTCATATATAGCTGTGTCGCTCATTACGATCACTGACGAGTCACTGAAACCTCAACCAACCAGTTTAGAATCAGTTTAAGCTCGCTCACTGCTGCCTTTCCCACCATCTTGGCGTTCCCCCAGCAATGCACCATTAGCAAGGCTCGCTTTTTGGCCCACTTGCCGGTGACACAATAGACTACTGGTGGACTAAATGTGAAAACTAAcgccctcccctcccctcccctgcATGTAGTTAGCTGCTGTGCGATGTCGCTGTATCCTTCACTCGATCAGAGCAGAGGACGTTAATACGGTTCTGCTGATTTAAATAAATGCGCAGGCCACCTCTGTGTAATTAAAATGCACCCCTCCCCTTCTATGGAACCCCTCCATTGAAGTGTGCGTAAATAAGCTTTGGTTCAATACTGACTATAATTTGATACGTCTGGCCTATTGGAGACATCAGGACCTCATTAGTCTTTTAAAGTGACCATTTTCAGGTGAGTATTAGCACCACCAAAAATGGCTTAAGTGGCGAGCACTCGTAtcgattttaattttttttttttaaattatgtagtAGTGCCATAGTTAGGCGGTATGTTTATTTGGGGCTTTATGCTTTGATATCTGTTGTCTCTGTGAAGCTGATGTAATCAATAGCGCCTTATTAActgtgccatgattggctaaatatattatttgatcGTTTCCAACGCCCATTCATCCGAATTCAACGTAAAATGCAACCACTTAACAAAGAGACCTCAAATATGATTAGGAAATACTCTTAGTGTGTGCTCAATGCTGTTATAGTGTGTGGTTAAACCAAgatcaacacagcacaccacacactagGGATGCAACGacactgctttttttctttcttgctcCAGACTGATTACGAGTCCAGGTACAAGAACTTACATTTGAGTGCTCCCCGATACCAACTACCAATACTGAAGCCCTAGTTGATAATGCTCCTACATCTTGTAATTGCGATTAAAGTGTTATGTTTTAATTgagtattgttcaaaaacataaCAGTTTCTTAAACATGGCACAAGTTTGGCTCAAATATAAAACTTTTTAGACGAACGTGTcattactgattttttttcccccctaagtcttgccacacatttcacttaaatgtagcctgtaacaAAAGGCATTTCAGTTGGGTGGTGTCACTAGCGGGCACTATGTAAAAGGAGTAGATAAGCAACGATGAAGAGATAAGAGATGAAAAAGTCTCATGGAATGGAATATGGATGCTTCGTTGCCTTTGTGTGTTTACTACAAAATTGAGTAAATAGAAACATAAGACTGCTGCCCACAAgttataaaagaaaaactgacagGACAACTGAAGTATCACACCACTGCTTGCTTCTCTTTACTCGACGCGTTGTGCCGCAGTGGCTTTGTGACAGGAGCGCGACTGGCGTGTCTGGAACCAAGCAGTGCGCAGCGAGCAACAGTGCTTGAGAAACTTGGTACATGTCGGACAGACCGCCGTCACAACAAGCGGCGGttatcatccattttgcagagcataatttgcagtcggCTAACCAAGTTTTGCCTTAGTATCTCCACACGGCTGACATGGCTCCTGCTCCACCTGACAAAAAGTTACATTCAGCCTGACAActggtatgtgtgtgtttcccGCTTAACCTGAAACATCACACAGTTGGAGAAACACAATGTGGTCCGTAAATGAATTTTGTGACACCGCCTTAAGTTTGTAACCACTACACGGGTGATGTTAAAAGTAGCATTTTAGCGTAAtcaatcatccattcatctattttatatagtacttgtcctcattagggtcacgggtgagctggagcctattccagctgactatGAGCaagagggtacaccctggattggtcacacTTAACATAATTGTCTGTGTGAGAAGTATGTACACATTAATGGTATTATAAAAATGTACCTTTTGAGACTTTTCCACCATATTTTCCTTGGATTCAGCTTCTGTATAAGCAGTGGGCTGATTATTTGGCGAGTAGGCGGGTTTAAAAATAGTGGGCTTTATCTGAACAGGTTAGCGAAGCGCTGCACGACACCATCAAAACACATTAAATACACATGCGGGCTGGTAGTCAAGGGAGAGAGTGACACACCCAAAACAAGGGGGTGTGGTGTCTTTGCAAAGGCATCTTGACTGCGCAACTCCcactttaaatattttcaaaatgacaaactTATAACTTTCAGGACGACTGTCGACTGATGcccaaaatttttattttccaatattttcacTATGTATTTTGGtattatggttgttgtttatAACTGTACAGCATCCAactgtttttaatatttctgCCTCACCTGAAGCAGTGAACAGTTCTACAGCACTGCAAACTTcaaccaaaataacaaacatattgtgaaaTTATTACATCTCTGTCAATAaagcagcatgtttacgtctaTGAATTCCGTAGGTTGATGCAGTTTGTGTTGGATCTATACCTCATGTTGTGGCCAGTTAATGTAGTTTTGCATTAGATGGCCAGTTTAAAAATGGGTGGCTAACGCCCACATGATTGTGGGACAATCATTGGCCTGAAGGCATGTGGCAAATGCTGCAGGAAGGCTTTCTCTCCTCTCTGTTACATGCAGTGAAGCACACAAGCAGAAACAACCTTAATACATTCTGCATTGCACTGATGCAAAGTTGACAAAAGGATGGTAAAATCCTTATCTCCTTGCCTTGTGTATAACCTAGACAACAGTATGGTGTGTATGTGATATTACCCATTTGATGAATGGCCCAGCTTTAGCTGCAAATGGGTTGGCATAGCAGGGAGTACTATCATACTTTCCATTCTACTGTACATCAGTGACAAGCTTGACAAAGGCATGTCGTTTCTTCcaactgcatcatactgagttTAATTACAAAGGGACCTTTTAAACATGTCGTGTGAAATGCCCAGCGCCTTGTCGGAAACTATTGTACCATCTCGACCGACCAGATTTGTTGCCAACAAACTGTAGCATGAATCTTTCCTGCAGGCACCCATACTTCTCAGGAGCATCAAATACGTCAAAAGGTATCCTTAGGTGGGGTACAGGTGCTGGGTGACTGATGCCCTGAGTCCTTGTAAAGCCTTGAGGCAGGCAGGGAAGTTGCTCTGTTTACAGATGGGATTGTGTCCTTCTCAACCTGCTTCAAGAGAGCCATGCATCTCCAAAATGGTGCCCAACCTTCATTTTGTCCccacagacatacagtacatggatcCGCACACTACTGTGCTGCCTCGatcagtgaaaatacaatcaatgcTTTTCCTGTCTTTATGAGGGATTGTTTTTCtcggaaaataaaattaagatttgGAAGGCTTGAGCCCACTGCGACTGCcgggcgatcagttcagggcgtaccccgcctctcgcctagagTCAGCTGGATGGATGACTTAAGCCCAAGTGGGATCCCCCCATatgaatccttccaggagtgcatgaaggcctgtcagagaaggctgggaaagtgtctaagactccagggggattactttgaaggggaaaacctTTCTGACCCACATTTTACTTTAAGGGGTCATCAGTCAAGAGTAAATTGATCTGTTTGCATGGTGTTTTCTTGTGACAAATCTGTTCTGTTTTTCAAGGATGAACCACCTATCCTTCAGCGAGCTTTGTTGCCTCTTCTGCTGTCCTCCGTGCCCCAGCAAGATAACAGCCAAGCTGGCCTTCCTGCCCCCAGAGCCCACCTACAGCCTGATGTGCGACGATAGCGGCAGCCGTTGGACTCTGCACTTGTCCGAGCGTGCTGACTGGCAATACTCGTCCCGAGAGAAGGAAGCCATTGAGTGTTTCATGACTCGTACCTCCCGGGGAAACCGGATTGCGTGCATGTTCGTCCGCTGCTCGCCCAGTGCCCGCTACACACTGTTATTCTCCCACGGAAATGCGGTGGACTTGGGCCAGATGAGCAGCTTCTATATCGGTCTGGGTTCCCGGATCAACTGCAACGTGTTCTCCTACGACTACTCTGGTTATGGCGCCAGTTCTGGGAAACCCTCAGAGAAGAACCTATACGCTGATGTTGATGCCGCTTGGCAGGCCCTCCGCTCACGGTAAGGAGGCTTGAAAGTGATGGATGCAAGTTAGAGTGAACCTCACACATAGTTATTTAGTTGCATGAGATGGGCCATTAGTGAACAATATCACTCAGTATGATAGTGGAAAGTCACTGTCAATGTCAACCAACCACAATAAACGgcattacagtggtacctcaacttACAAGTGACCCGATTTACGATTGTATTTCAAGCCGCCGCGcagctgattttctttttgagttgaaagtaaaaatttaaattataaGCACTATATAgtggcagcaaacttcacaTGAATCAGATCGCGAACAATTCTTTGAGTGCTGCTTCAAGTTGtgtattgccactcccagttgagatTTACTGTTGAActacaaacaaagagaattatgcATTAGTTGTTTACAAAATCACACAACTTTGTCTTACGAAAGTccaccagcttaatgctaacacacaatacaaaaagtAATGGACGCCGGGCTAACAAAATTAACATTGCGGTAGTTATATAGTTATGAGAACACCaactgtgcagcaacacatgtagaaagaTGCTATATCAAtgttcacaggcatatattatcctttgcaaaaaaaatgactaatattactgttgCTTACTGGGCTGAGAATAGACAGTATTCTACTTTTTTGCCATATGCTGTCTCATTTTGCTTGGTgaacatgaaatcatgatgcacaaactgtttaattctgtaCATTCAATTTAATTGTTATTGCAGTATGTTATTATAgtatacaatactgtagagtgctttTTCCccaattaaaaacacatgacaaaaatTCTGTTCAGTGTTTTTGGAGGGCtaaaacagattaatggcatttctattaatttcaatggggagatAATTTGAGATACTGAGTggtttgagttacgagcgtggtcctGGAATTCAACTCTTAagttaaggtaccactgtattgtcTTTTTAATTACACAATTTATACAGGAGACCATGGCCATGTACCTAACGTGGTGGCCATTTAATAAAGGATAAACCGTTTAGAGGGCTGGTTGTGGGCACAGTGGTGTTGGTGTGGCTGATGAGTGAAATGTGGTTTGTAAGATCACGCTGGCTGGTCGTGTTGGTATGAACGCGTGGGTGAGCACCGTATGCTTAAatgtaatgcatgtttttgttgtactttGTAATTGtactttgtcatttttaaaagtataaaCCTTGAAACTGGTTTGTGCATTGAAATTGTACGTAGCGTGCAACTAACATAAAAAGGAAATGTTCTTCAGTCGGAGTAAGACATGCATCCCTTAGTGATCTCACTGATGAATAAACAAACGCCTTAGGGTGAAGGAAGTTATGCACATGTATTGACTGACATACAAACCCTTttgaaaaaatttgaatatcatggaaaagttaatttatttccataattccattcaaaaagttaaatgttcatatattattattatatattatattcagggcccacaatttaaacaattccatgtatttatttgtttatttttacacaatttgggCTTCCgactcataaaacccacgaaatcaggaattaaaaaaaaagacaggccataaatgtttgaaacttgagtgtcacacactaatcatctactaaactcaaagcacctgcacaggtttccccaagTGTCAgaaaattgcttcagtttgtttcaattgtctcagttgggttcaatatggggaagccTGCAGACTTGACAAGTCGTCAGAAAActatcattgataccctccgtaggatgggtaagccaaaaagagttcatagctaaggaggctggctgttcacagagtgctgtgtccaagcatatcaatggaaagtctggTGGATGcgccagcaaaagagatgaccgtgggcttcagcggattatcaaacagagaagattcaagaatctagcagagatccagaaagagtggaatgaggcgggagtcacagcttcaaaaaccaccacattcagacgcatccaggagatggggtacaactgtcgggtttctcgggtcaagccacttctgagcctgggGGCAAGACTTgcaacttgactttgacttgaacagCATTGcctcgtgacttcacttggacttaaactcattgacttgaaaagacttgctactAGGACCACAGCACCGAGAAACCAAAATTCATAGCTTCTCTTTCTACGGCTATATGTATCATTTTATGGTTATACTACAGGAAAATATGTAAATTGACTACATAATGCTGCAGATGTCCTAAAATTCAGTATATGATTTATTCAGTATATGatttatattaaatatgtaaatattatattgttgttaaaatgactcaaaaggaCTCAAAAATCATGGTGTAGGACTTCAGAATccgaataatctttatttgccaagtatgtgaaaaacacacaaggaatttgtctccgggagttggatagctgggataggctccagcagcccgcgaccctagtgaggataagcggtaaagaaaatggatggatagttggagTCCCCGCGACTTCGAGATGTTCTTGGATGaagagcatgttttttttttttaatatatatctCGGGTTATAAAATGCCTTCAAATAAGAGTAAAGCAATATAACtggattatttctcaacatatttcCTGGACCCTTTTGTTTGGTCTGCTGCTCAGGCAACCCCTTCTCCGATTGACTGAcatgtttcatttgaaaatatccaccaatCAGCTCGTATGTGCCAAAATTCAGAGGGGCTTTCCAAGTCAATTCATCTAATGACAGTGAACGTGATGAAACGGTGTCACTTGCCCTACAAATGACTTTATTAGCGCTAATGGAACATTAGTGGTTAGAAGAGCAGCGTAGGCTGTAGAATAAGTCATGTACTATAatcagcaattgtttttttcccctgaattaattttttattgAGGATATTAGCACattccttgtttttgttttttttggaaaatttcacaaagatggtggccacttgtcacattgctcCTGTCAgttagtcagaatcagaatcaggttGTGTTGCCATTGGTGTGAGTGGGGGTATTTTATAAATTACCCACACCCCAGTGtgatttatatgtatataatactTCTAGGAGAGTGACCGTGAGAAGTGAGTGTACACTGTGAAACTTCACACTTTGTGCCATCCTGCTAACTAGAAATCAAGATTTTGTTGGTGTGTGACCTCACATTAGCCATCATCCctgttttcatatattttgtttCTTATCCACAGTCAGCAAATGTAAAGTGGGATTGAGTGTTGATAAAGTGTTGTACCGCTGCTCTTAATACAATATTCAACCACCGCTACTGTGTCACCCACAATCTCCTCCTCTGTGTGGTTTGGTTAGTCATGGGAGAAGTTCTTTCACCTGAGCAGGGAGTGGTTCAGTTGTTGAGTCAACAGACTCTAAATGTAAAGTCCTGATTGTCATACTAAAGTTTAAAGCTGACTAAAGCATACTGTGGAATGTGCAAAGTGTAACATATGCTCGTGTGTCTGGTGAATAGTATCATTTTCCTTGCCCTCTGTAATGGAGGCATGCCAACAGTCCAACCTGCCAGTCTAATATTCAGTGGTAGCCTAGCAACTGATTTCAAAGGAGCATTCAGACTCAGGCCTTCCCACACTGTggccaagaaaaacaaacaagagcaGCTCAGATCCTGGTCCATCAGCGTATAGATCCAAAATTTTCCTCCCTTACTGATCAGATGCTTGGTTGAAATAGCACCCTCTTGTCCTAGAGACTAATGGACAAAGGCTTACAGGGTCTGGGTGGATAGAGGTCCcaaagcagacttttttttttttttcttttttctttttttataaataacatGGAGCTTAGAATTATTTTCCTCATGGTCTAACatgttggaaaacaaacaaatacaccgTTACTGACCAGTGCACAATGGGATAAGAATGTGGTCCGTGTTGGTCGGTCAGTAAAATGGATGACATGCTCTTCTGAGAAATATGTCTGCGCATATGTTCCGGATGtccttaaaatataaattattgcTATCCTCACTCTCACTGGGTTGTAACAATTTTTCACTCCTGGGAAAAAAGTGGCAGGCAACCAAGAGTCCGAGTCAAGGAACGAGGGAAGATGTGAGGTGTAAAAGATCGGACTTGTGTCAAGAGACAAAATTATTGAAGGCTGTGGGGGAGGCCTGTAACCATGGTCGCATGGCTGACTATGGCGCAGCAAGGTCTATTCAAGGCTGGATTCAGACAGCACATTGTAGGCTTGTGTGCTCGCCTGGGTTGCTCAGAACCTAAAACTGCCATGCTGCCAACTTAACACAAGTGCAGCTGCTTTCCTAGATGTGCTTAAAGCCAAGACAGAAAACACTTTGTTTCATCCGTTGTGCTTCCATGCGTGCTGAATACGCCTTGTTGCTTCGTCATTTTGATTGATGATGTTGGTTTAAAGGGACATACGGTATCCTGTCACTTGATAAATAGGTGGATCCACCTGACAATAGTGTCACATGGAACTGATTGTGACATCTATGCAGTGAAGGTTTATGCAGTGATGCTGGCAAACATCTGATAATCACAAGATAATATTCTTATCGCACAACGTCAAAAGGTTCACCATATATAAGGGCAAAACTGTGGAGAATTATGTCACTAATGCCTGAAGGAAAATATCATGAGTACAACGGTCAACGCCCTTTCAGAATTTCTAATTTCCACCCTGCAGAAAGCAATCCATTTACATGTCTCCTGGGAAGCGTGTGTATTGACCATCAGTGCTTGAACCAGCAATCTTCATATTGTTTCTTCACAAGCCTTCACAGTGAACTACGGGGATGACTAGGAGTAGGGCCATATAGTCTCAATTACATCATGATGTTTTAGGAAATATTGGAgattggatatatatatatatatatatatatatatatatatatatatatatatatatatatatatatatatatatatatatatatatatatatatatatacatacacacacacacacacacacacacacacacacctcctggaaccgtcaccttatcgtggtggagaggtttgtgtgtccAAATGATCCTCGGAcccaagttgtctggggcttcacgtcCCTGGTAGCagcacccatggcaaacaggtcctaggtgagggaccagacaaagcacggcaaaAGACCCTATGATGAATATTATAAATGGGTTTAAATTTCCCTTGCCGGGACGCGGCCCCCCTGGAGCCCGGCCTGGGAGTGGGGCTCGAAGgggagcacctggtggccgggcctgcacccattggggcagagcccgaaagggtaaagtgggtcccccttcccataggCTCACCACCCGTGGGAGTGGCCATAGAGGtctggtgcagtgtgagctgggcagtggccgaaggcagggaccgtGGCGATCCATCTTTCTGCtgagggacttcaatgctcacgtgggcagtgacagtgagacctggaagggcgtgattgggaggaacgacccccccgatcagaacccgagcggtgttctgttattggacttctgtgctcaccacagattgtccataacgaacaccatgttcaagcataagggtgtccacacgtgcacttggcaccaggacaccctaggtcgcagttcgatgatcgggtttgtgtttgtgtcatcggacttgcggccgcatgcctttgacactctggtgaagagaggggtggagctgtcaactgatcaccacctgttgGCTTcgttggtgggggaagatgccggtccgacgtggcagccCCAAaagtattgtgagggtctgctgggaacgtctggcagaataccCTGtaagaaggagtttcaacagccacctccaacagaaccttgctcatgttccggggaagcgggggacattgagtccgagtgacccatgttccgcgcctccattgctgaggcggccgatcgGAGCTGTGGAGCTTTTTGGTCTGTGggtctcctgaggcagctgatgtgtACTGGCTGGCGAAGCGGAatgtagctttggtggtcgctggagcaaaaacttgggcgtgggaggagttcggtgaggccatggagaaagacttccggacggcttcaaggaaattctggtccaccatccggcgtctcaggagagtgaagcagtgcaccatcaacactgtgtatagtggggatggcgcgctgctgacctcgacgcgagacgttgtgagtcggaggggagaatacttcgaagacc contains:
- the abhd17b gene encoding alpha/beta hydrolase domain-containing protein 17B, which produces MNHLSFSELCCLFCCPPCPSKITAKLAFLPPEPTYSLMCDDSGSRWTLHLSERADWQYSSREKEAIECFMTRTSRGNRIACMFVRCSPSARYTLLFSHGNAVDLGQMSSFYIGLGSRINCNVFSYDYSGYGASSGKPSEKNLYADVDAAWQALRSRYGIRPETVIVYGQSIGTVPSVDLASRYESAAVILHSPLTSGMRVAFPDTKKTYCFDAFPNIDKISKVTSPVLVIHGTDDEVIDFSHGLALYERCQHPVEPLWVEGAGHNDVELYGQYLERLKQFVAHELVNL